From a region of the Salvelinus alpinus chromosome 2, SLU_Salpinus.1, whole genome shotgun sequence genome:
- the LOC139562301 gene encoding cysteinyl leukotriene receptor 2-like: MTAPWLETSHGLDSTLPPVTLPLCNHTATALTSNQSCSGDDEVFKYRAYTVTYLLVFPIALLFNSGALFVFLRLKPKRSPSSILMTNLALSDACFSLTLPFRLAYYFRGAHWELPDWLCRLCVFCFYLNLYTSILFLTGLSVLRWLAVLKPLHHRALATPHRASLACLGIWLFVGGTSVPFLFSGTRVRAGLTRCFEPRNSASWKRIFILNYVGVTFGFLIPFVTILGCYGSIIRRLTATAISQKLQTGSLKRSQGRRRRQSLRLVAMVIFTFLLCFLPYHVARSMHLHSVVGGWGCVVTATQQRVLVVTLCLAAANSVLNPLLYYCAGESFRTAIRNALSRQRSLSSLTQGSLLYSHRKRSIPTRTSKPTMLDTPLAQPLTLPESIPDTLSPVNDSP, from the exons ATGACAG CTCCGTGGCTTGAAACTTCCCACGGGCTTGACTCCACCCTTCCACCAGTGACCCTTCCCCTTTGCAACCACACGGCGACGGCATTGACTAGCAACCAGTCCTGTAGCGGTGATGATGAGGTCTTTAAGTACAGAGCCTACACCGTCACCTATCTACTTGTGTTCCCTATAGCATTGCTTTTCAACAGCGGAGCGCTGTTCGTGTTCCTGCGACTGAAGCCCAAACGCTCTCCCTCTTCCATTCTCATGACCAACCTTGCCCTATCAGACGCATGCTTCTCCCTTACCCTGCCGTTTCGATTGGCCTACTACTTCAGGGGCGCTCACTGGGAACTCCCTGATTGGCTGTGCCGACTCTGTGTGTTCTGCTTCTACCTCAACCTCTACACCAG CATTCTCTTCCTGACTGGACTGAGCGTGCTCCGTTGGCTGGCCGTGCTGAAGCCTCTTCATCATCGAGCCTTGGCCACGCCCCACCGAGCTTCATTGGCCTGTTTGGGCATCTGGCTGTTTGTGGGTGGAACTTCGGTACCCTTCCTATTTTCGGGGACCAGGGTGAGGGCGGGACTAACACGCTGCTTCGAGCCCCGTAACTCAGCCTCCTGGAAGAGGATCTTCATTCTCAACTACGTGGGCGTGACATTCGGCTTCCTGATCCCATTCGTCACCATCCTTGGTTGCTACGGCAGCATCATCCGCCGACTGACAGCTACAGCCATAAGCCAGAAGCTACAGACAGGGAGCCTGAAGCGTAGCCAGGGGAGACGTCGTCGCCAGTCTCTGCGTCTAGTCGCCATGGTGATCTTCACATTTCTGCTGTGCTTCCTGCCCTATCACGTGGCTCGCTCGATGCACCTGCACTCTGTGGTGGGCGGGTGGGGCTGCGTTGTTACTGCAACACAGCAGCGGGTGTTGGTGGTGACGCTGTGTCTGGCGGCGGCCAACAGCGTGCTGAACCCTCTGTTGTATTACTGTGCCGGGGAGTCCTTCAGAACGGCCATACGCAACGCCTTGTCACGACAAcggtccctctcctccctcactcaggGCAGCTTGCTGTACTCTCACAGGAAGAGGAGTATTCCAACAAGGACTTCAAAACCCACAATGCTAGACACACCCCTCGCTCAACCCCTAACCCTTCCTGAGTCCATACCAGACACACTCAGCCCTGTGAACGACAGTCCATAA